In Tripterygium wilfordii isolate XIE 37 chromosome 15, ASM1340144v1, whole genome shotgun sequence, one DNA window encodes the following:
- the LOC119979894 gene encoding uncharacterized protein LOC119979894 — protein MKKKYQGTARVKRAQLQALRKEFEMLQMKVSESVNDYFARTLTVANKMRMYGEKMNDVVVIEKILRSMTAKFDYVVCSIEESNEVDELSIDELQSSLLVHEQRMVGHAVEEHALKVSQDQFSPRKGRGRGIVTSFRGRGRGRGSPGKAAVECFHCHELGHFQYECPQR, from the coding sequence ATGAAGAAAAAGTATCAAGGTACTGCTAGAGTGAAGAGGGCTCAACTACAAGCTCTTCGTAAAGAGTTTGAGATGCTGCAAATGAAGGTTAGTGAGTCTGTAAACGATTACTTTGCTCGAACATTAACTGTTGCTAATAAAATGCGTATGTATGGAGAAAAGATGAATGATGTTGTGGTCATTGAGAAGATTCTCAGATCAATGACTGCAAAATTCGATTATGTTGTCTGTTCTATTGAAGAATCAAATGAGGTGGATGAATTGTCAATAGATGAATTGCAAAGTAGTTTATTGGTGCATGAACAAAGAATGGTAGGACATGCTGTAGAAGAACATGCTCTTAAGGTGAGTCAAGATCAGTTCTCTCCAAGAAAGGGCAGGGGACGTGGAATTGTTACAAGTTTTAGAGGCCGAGGGCGAGGTAGAGGAAGTCCTGGAAAAGCTGCAGTTGAGTGCTTTCATTGCCACGAGTTGGGACATTTTCAATATGAATGTCCTCAAAGGTAG
- the LOC120016440 gene encoding uncharacterized protein LOC120016440 isoform X2 — MDLEIRRFDSVGLSKSFPISANPNFSVEETPEKYGHLQIISESTKEPVVTKKKPGLVELVLRDDKQQLVAESKLIDLTIDQSIVPKLLVLCCAFDSVECAASILHGELGEVPLLNSTDEQGKSPLHAAAEQHSARCVELLLRKRARTDLRTKDGRAQLPLELSLSSWRMEVIWNPDEHSIEDLIVVLGQKDMTAIKLLTAKTKAIDDVAYACAMGGRIVALAALLMVAAKEVNESILVLHDAESGSKEETTVYECVIREALALGCTATSSSVSSLKRNCGRTKYETAEKRKVLLCEMELLQLFGAVARGGLTDKRVASSLILAVQAGDGDIVELLLKTSIDINDADAEGNSALHWCLKSSKASCSPQKRNLWLLLKHGARVSQKNKLGLTALHIAAENGNTEALQILLLEEPDCINYKSEMKETPLFYAVKNDHLVCTELLLLWGAEREVFNLRRQRPIDLAVSQDMRFILSPANIRHMNRVFPVQKNCNALLASDEVISESCEKLISTVVKGTTVDRGDKCVFAHCEEELQQTMQGEHLIHASAMKQQRKIFVGGLPPSLDSDSLGKLFEESFGSVEDAVVMEDETGKQSRGFGFITFKHEKSVSAAVDSHYVTIGGKQVEIKSAIPKCLLCPELQKRSPGQSARQLEQEQNEQYESHIQTPTEKTATDMPNKKTTNEGASERLSWVDTLLNIDPKTCSNEFETHFSRSSVDKSIPIWLRTFKKWLPLFLEKVSKREGEYALSSVKADFKAECGLELDHASLGYSKLSDFMRSLSDLCHVKYVDTGKRGPSNHMILEPKHPTIHRQPLANCSPPSRTMLIDDNEDCKSSNSKSPQDHVLICDENVEFIGSSIKENLHLEVLKEKSVQKDASPSVPSGFLQFLKPDTVFPANKWLHNKEANLDHHYSHVILEALARRRNKSSFFTREFDFYKCYKENVVQGKCFGCNQRKILWANFPCQHLLWCADCKLQVTSLSGHYEHKCVICDKKVDKIDIVPLYTYHQPICHISSDEFPPLDSDHSRRKKQPVRWVDLPSVLSFCATRS; from the exons ATGGATCTG GAAATCAGAAGATTCGATTCCGTCGGGCTCTCCAAATCGTTTCCGATATCTGCAAACCCTAATTTTTCCGTCGAAGAGACACCTGAAAAGTACGGCCATCTCCAAATCATCAGCGAGTCCACAAAAGAACCTGTTGTTACTAAGAAGAAACCAGGACTAGTAGAATTAGTATTGCGAGACGACAAACAGCAGCTCGTCGCGGAGTCAAAGCTTATTGACTTAACAATCGACCAGAGCATTGTGCCAAAGCTGCTTGTTCTCTGCTGCGCTTTCGACTCCGTGGAGTGTGCCGCGTCAATCCTCCACGGCGAGCTAGGAGAGGTACCGTTACTGAACTCGACAGACGAGCAAGGCAAGTCGCCCCTGCACGCTGCCGCAGAGCAGCACTCAGCGCGGTGCGTGGAGCTTCTGCTCCGAAAGCGCGCCCGTACTGACCTCAGGACCAAAGATGGACGCGCACAGCTCCCTCTGGAGCTGTCCTTGTCTAGCTGGAG GATGGAGGTGATTTGGAATCCGGACGAACACTCCATTGAAGACTTGATCGTTGTGCTTGGACAAAAG GATATGACGGCGATAAAGCTTCTAACTGCGAAAACAAAAGCAATTGATGACGTGGCGTATGCGTGCGCCATGGGTGGCCGAATAGTAGCTTTAGCTGCTCTCTTGATGGTAGCGGCGAAGGAAGTCAATGAGTCCATTTTAGTGTTACACGATGCCGAGTCGGGTTCGAAAGAGGAGACCACTGTTTACGAGTGCGTGATCAGGGAGGCCTTGGCCTTGGGCTGCACAGCAACGTCGTCTTCGGTATCATCTCTCAAACGGAACTGTGGCCGGACCAAGTACGAGACTGCCGAGAAGAGGAAGGTTTTACTCTGTGAGATGGAGTTGCTTCAGCTGTTCGGCGCTGTTGCCCGTGGCGGGTTAACTGACAAGAGAGTCGCGTCATCGTTAATCCTTGCAGTCCAG GCCGGAGATGGGGATATCGTGGAGCTGCTTCTGAAGACGAGTATAGATATTAATGATGCTGATGCTGAAGGAAACTCCGCTCTTCACTGGTGTCTTAAGTCATCGAAGGCATCATGCTCGCCACAGAAAAG AAACCTATGGCTCCTTCTGAAGCATGGTGCTCGTGTGAGCCAGAAAAACAAACTGGGCTTAACTGCACTTCACATTGCTGCTGAAAATGGCAATACAGAGGCACTTCAG ATCCTTCTGTTGGAAGAGCCAGATTGTATCAACTATAAATCAGAAATGAAAGAAACCCCACTTTTTTATGCAGTAAAGAATGACCATCTAGTTTGCACTGAGCTTCTTCTACTATGGGGAGCAGAGCGTGAGGTCTTCAATCTGCG TAGACAGAGACCAATAGACCTGGCAGTCTCTCAAGACATGCGATTCATCCTAAGCCCAGCAAATATTAGACACA TGAATCGTGTTTTCCCTGTTCAAAAGAATTGTAATGCTTTGCTAGCGAGTGATGAAGTTATTTCAGAGagttgtgaaaagctcatatccACAGTTGTCAAAGGCACGACTGTTGATAG AGGGGATAAATGCGTTTTTGCCCATTGTGAAGAGGAGCTTCAGCAAACAATGCAAGGAGAACATCTGATTCATGCTTCTGCaatgaaacaacaaagaaaaattttTGTGGGAGGCCTCCCTCCGTCACTGGATTCTG ACTCACTGGGCAAGCTTTTTGAAGAAAGTTTTGGGTCAGTGGAAGATGCTGTAGTTATGGAAGATGAAACCGGAAAACAGTCTCGAGGATTTGGCTTCATCACCTTTAAACATGAGAAATCTGTTTCAGCTGCCGTTGATTCACACTATGTTACCATTGGGGGCAAGCAAGTTGAGATCAAAAGCGCCATCCCAAAATGCCTATTATGCCCCGAGTTGCAGAAGCGATCACCTGGACAATCAGCTCGACAACTGgaacaagaacaaaatgaacagtatgaatcacatatacaaaCTCCTACTGAGAAGACTGCAACTGATATGCCCAACAAGAAGACTACAAATGAAGGTGCATCTGAGCGATTGTCTTGGGTTGATACGTTACTCAATATTGATCCAAAGACATGCTCAAATGAATTCGAAACGCACTTTAGCCGCAGCTCAGTAGATAAAAGCATCCCTATATGGTTGAGAACTTTCAAGAAGTGGCTTCCTCTCTTTCTAGAGAAGGTATCAAAAAGGGAAGGAGAATATGCTCTCTCATCTGTAAAGGCTGATTTCAAGGCTGAGTGTGGGCTAGAACTAGATCATGCTTCTCTTGGCTACTCGAAGCTTAGTGATTTTATGAGATCCTTGTCCGACCTTTGCCATGTGAAATATGTAGACACAGGAAAGCGTGGACCTTCGAATCACATGATACTTGAGCCTAAGCATCCTACCATACATCGGCAACCGCTCGCAAATTGCAGCCCACCTTCCCGTACTATGTTGATTGATGACAATGAAGATTGCAAGTCTTCTAATTCCAAAAGTCCTCAGGACCATGTATTAATATGTGATGAAAATGTTGAATTCATTGGTAGCAGCATCAAAGAGAATCTCCATCTTGAGGTCCTTAAAGAGAAATCAGTTCAGAAGGATGCATCACCCAGTGTGCCCTCTGGGTTTCTGCAATTCTTGAAACCAGATACCGTCTTTCCTGCTAACAAGTGGCTGCATAACAAAGAGGCAAATCTTGATCATCATTATAGTCACGTGATTCTCGAGGCTCTTGccagaagaagaaacaagtCATCTTTCTTCACTCGTGAATTTGATTTCTATAAA TGCTACAAGGAAAACGTTGTGCAGGGAAAGTGCTTTGGATGCAACCAGCGGAAGATTTTGTGGGCCAACTTTCCATGCCAACACTTGCTATGGTGTGCTGATTGTAAATTACAAGTAACAAGCTTATCTGGCCATTATGAGCACAAATGTGTGATCTGTGATAAGAAAGTAGATAAAATCGATATAGTCCCACTGTACACATATCATCAGCCTATCTGCCATATCTCCAGTGATGAGTTTCCGCCTCTTGATTCTGATCATTCACGAAG GAAGAAACAACCAGTAAGATGGGTGGATCTCCCTTCAGTCTTAAGTTTCTGTGCAACCAGAAGCTAA
- the LOC120016440 gene encoding uncharacterized protein LOC120016440 isoform X1 gives MDLEIRRFDSVGLSKSFPISANPNFSVEETPEKYGHLQIISESTKEPVVTKKKPGLVELVLRDDKQQLVAESKLIDLTIDQSIVPKLLVLCCAFDSVECAASILHGELGEVPLLNSTDEQGKSPLHAAAEQHSARCVELLLRKRARTDLRTKDGRAQLPLELSLSSWRMEVIWNPDEHSIEDLIVVLGQKDMTAIKLLTAKTKAIDDVAYACAMGGRIVALAALLMVAAKEVNESILVLHDAESGSKEETTVYECVIREALALGCTATSSSVSSLKRNCGRTKYETAEKRKVLLCEMELLQLFGAVARGGLTDKRVASSLILAVQAGDGDIVELLLKTSIDINDADAEGNSALHWCLKSSKASCSPQKRNLWLLLKHGARVSQKNKLGLTALHIAAENGNTEALQILLLEEPDCINYKSEMKETPLFYAVKNDHLVCTELLLLWGAEREVFNLRRQRPIDLAVSQDMRFILSPANIRHMNRVFPVQKNCNALLASDEVISESCEKLISTVVKGTTVDSGCIRGDKCVFAHCEEELQQTMQGEHLIHASAMKQQRKIFVGGLPPSLDSDSLGKLFEESFGSVEDAVVMEDETGKQSRGFGFITFKHEKSVSAAVDSHYVTIGGKQVEIKSAIPKCLLCPELQKRSPGQSARQLEQEQNEQYESHIQTPTEKTATDMPNKKTTNEGASERLSWVDTLLNIDPKTCSNEFETHFSRSSVDKSIPIWLRTFKKWLPLFLEKVSKREGEYALSSVKADFKAECGLELDHASLGYSKLSDFMRSLSDLCHVKYVDTGKRGPSNHMILEPKHPTIHRQPLANCSPPSRTMLIDDNEDCKSSNSKSPQDHVLICDENVEFIGSSIKENLHLEVLKEKSVQKDASPSVPSGFLQFLKPDTVFPANKWLHNKEANLDHHYSHVILEALARRRNKSSFFTREFDFYKCYKENVVQGKCFGCNQRKILWANFPCQHLLWCADCKLQVTSLSGHYEHKCVICDKKVDKIDIVPLYTYHQPICHISSDEFPPLDSDHSRRKKQPVRWVDLPSVLSFCATRS, from the exons ATGGATCTG GAAATCAGAAGATTCGATTCCGTCGGGCTCTCCAAATCGTTTCCGATATCTGCAAACCCTAATTTTTCCGTCGAAGAGACACCTGAAAAGTACGGCCATCTCCAAATCATCAGCGAGTCCACAAAAGAACCTGTTGTTACTAAGAAGAAACCAGGACTAGTAGAATTAGTATTGCGAGACGACAAACAGCAGCTCGTCGCGGAGTCAAAGCTTATTGACTTAACAATCGACCAGAGCATTGTGCCAAAGCTGCTTGTTCTCTGCTGCGCTTTCGACTCCGTGGAGTGTGCCGCGTCAATCCTCCACGGCGAGCTAGGAGAGGTACCGTTACTGAACTCGACAGACGAGCAAGGCAAGTCGCCCCTGCACGCTGCCGCAGAGCAGCACTCAGCGCGGTGCGTGGAGCTTCTGCTCCGAAAGCGCGCCCGTACTGACCTCAGGACCAAAGATGGACGCGCACAGCTCCCTCTGGAGCTGTCCTTGTCTAGCTGGAG GATGGAGGTGATTTGGAATCCGGACGAACACTCCATTGAAGACTTGATCGTTGTGCTTGGACAAAAG GATATGACGGCGATAAAGCTTCTAACTGCGAAAACAAAAGCAATTGATGACGTGGCGTATGCGTGCGCCATGGGTGGCCGAATAGTAGCTTTAGCTGCTCTCTTGATGGTAGCGGCGAAGGAAGTCAATGAGTCCATTTTAGTGTTACACGATGCCGAGTCGGGTTCGAAAGAGGAGACCACTGTTTACGAGTGCGTGATCAGGGAGGCCTTGGCCTTGGGCTGCACAGCAACGTCGTCTTCGGTATCATCTCTCAAACGGAACTGTGGCCGGACCAAGTACGAGACTGCCGAGAAGAGGAAGGTTTTACTCTGTGAGATGGAGTTGCTTCAGCTGTTCGGCGCTGTTGCCCGTGGCGGGTTAACTGACAAGAGAGTCGCGTCATCGTTAATCCTTGCAGTCCAG GCCGGAGATGGGGATATCGTGGAGCTGCTTCTGAAGACGAGTATAGATATTAATGATGCTGATGCTGAAGGAAACTCCGCTCTTCACTGGTGTCTTAAGTCATCGAAGGCATCATGCTCGCCACAGAAAAG AAACCTATGGCTCCTTCTGAAGCATGGTGCTCGTGTGAGCCAGAAAAACAAACTGGGCTTAACTGCACTTCACATTGCTGCTGAAAATGGCAATACAGAGGCACTTCAG ATCCTTCTGTTGGAAGAGCCAGATTGTATCAACTATAAATCAGAAATGAAAGAAACCCCACTTTTTTATGCAGTAAAGAATGACCATCTAGTTTGCACTGAGCTTCTTCTACTATGGGGAGCAGAGCGTGAGGTCTTCAATCTGCG TAGACAGAGACCAATAGACCTGGCAGTCTCTCAAGACATGCGATTCATCCTAAGCCCAGCAAATATTAGACACA TGAATCGTGTTTTCCCTGTTCAAAAGAATTGTAATGCTTTGCTAGCGAGTGATGAAGTTATTTCAGAGagttgtgaaaagctcatatccACAGTTGTCAAAGGCACGACTGTTGATAG TGGATGTATCAGAGGGGATAAATGCGTTTTTGCCCATTGTGAAGAGGAGCTTCAGCAAACAATGCAAGGAGAACATCTGATTCATGCTTCTGCaatgaaacaacaaagaaaaattttTGTGGGAGGCCTCCCTCCGTCACTGGATTCTG ACTCACTGGGCAAGCTTTTTGAAGAAAGTTTTGGGTCAGTGGAAGATGCTGTAGTTATGGAAGATGAAACCGGAAAACAGTCTCGAGGATTTGGCTTCATCACCTTTAAACATGAGAAATCTGTTTCAGCTGCCGTTGATTCACACTATGTTACCATTGGGGGCAAGCAAGTTGAGATCAAAAGCGCCATCCCAAAATGCCTATTATGCCCCGAGTTGCAGAAGCGATCACCTGGACAATCAGCTCGACAACTGgaacaagaacaaaatgaacagtatgaatcacatatacaaaCTCCTACTGAGAAGACTGCAACTGATATGCCCAACAAGAAGACTACAAATGAAGGTGCATCTGAGCGATTGTCTTGGGTTGATACGTTACTCAATATTGATCCAAAGACATGCTCAAATGAATTCGAAACGCACTTTAGCCGCAGCTCAGTAGATAAAAGCATCCCTATATGGTTGAGAACTTTCAAGAAGTGGCTTCCTCTCTTTCTAGAGAAGGTATCAAAAAGGGAAGGAGAATATGCTCTCTCATCTGTAAAGGCTGATTTCAAGGCTGAGTGTGGGCTAGAACTAGATCATGCTTCTCTTGGCTACTCGAAGCTTAGTGATTTTATGAGATCCTTGTCCGACCTTTGCCATGTGAAATATGTAGACACAGGAAAGCGTGGACCTTCGAATCACATGATACTTGAGCCTAAGCATCCTACCATACATCGGCAACCGCTCGCAAATTGCAGCCCACCTTCCCGTACTATGTTGATTGATGACAATGAAGATTGCAAGTCTTCTAATTCCAAAAGTCCTCAGGACCATGTATTAATATGTGATGAAAATGTTGAATTCATTGGTAGCAGCATCAAAGAGAATCTCCATCTTGAGGTCCTTAAAGAGAAATCAGTTCAGAAGGATGCATCACCCAGTGTGCCCTCTGGGTTTCTGCAATTCTTGAAACCAGATACCGTCTTTCCTGCTAACAAGTGGCTGCATAACAAAGAGGCAAATCTTGATCATCATTATAGTCACGTGATTCTCGAGGCTCTTGccagaagaagaaacaagtCATCTTTCTTCACTCGTGAATTTGATTTCTATAAA TGCTACAAGGAAAACGTTGTGCAGGGAAAGTGCTTTGGATGCAACCAGCGGAAGATTTTGTGGGCCAACTTTCCATGCCAACACTTGCTATGGTGTGCTGATTGTAAATTACAAGTAACAAGCTTATCTGGCCATTATGAGCACAAATGTGTGATCTGTGATAAGAAAGTAGATAAAATCGATATAGTCCCACTGTACACATATCATCAGCCTATCTGCCATATCTCCAGTGATGAGTTTCCGCCTCTTGATTCTGATCATTCACGAAG GAAGAAACAACCAGTAAGATGGGTGGATCTCCCTTCAGTCTTAAGTTTCTGTGCAACCAGAAGCTAA
- the LOC120015951 gene encoding 40S ribosomal protein S9-2-like, with product MVHVNFYRNYGKTFKKPRRPYEKERLDAELKLVGEYGLRCKRELWRVQYALSRIRNAARMLLTLDEKNTRRIFEGEALLRRMNRFGLLDESQNKLDYVLALTVENFLERRLQTLVFKSGMAKSIHHARVLIRQRHIRVGRQVVNIPSFMVRVDSQKHIDFSLTSPFGGGRAGRVKRKNMKAAAKKAAGGDGDEEDEE from the exons ATGGTGCACGTTAATTTCTACAGAAACT ATgggaagacttttaagaagccaCGTCGTCCTTATGAGAAGGAACGTCTGGATGCAGAGCTGAAGCTTGTTGGAGAGTATGGGCTTCGTTGTAAGAGGGAGTTGTGGAGGGTGCAGTATGCACTGAGCCGTATCCGTAATGCTGCAAGAATGCTTCTTACCCTGGATGAGAAAAATACACGCCGTATCTTTGAGGGTGAAGCTCTTCTTCGCAGGATGAACAGATTTGGGCTCCTGGATGAAAGTCAAAACAAGCTTGATTATGTCTTGGCCCTTACTGTTGAGAACTTCCTTGAGCGCCGCCTTCAAACACTTGTGTTCAAGTCTGGCATGGCAAAGTCAATTCACCATGCCCGTGTGCTCATTAGGCAACGGCATATCAG GGTGGGGAGACAGGTTGTCAACATACCATCTTTCATGGTCAGGGTTGATTCCCAGAAGCACATTGACTTCTCTTTGACAAGTCCATTTGGAGGTGGCCGCGCAGGTAGAGTGAAGCGAAAGAACATGAAGGCTGCTGCCAAGAAAGCTGCGGGAGGAGACGGTGATGAAGAGGATGAGGAATAA